A single window of Chitinophaga sp. XS-30 DNA harbors:
- a CDS encoding RagB/SusD family nutrient uptake outer membrane protein: MKKLLYTFLALAVFSSCSKFLDQVPDDRLTIEETFRTWETARKFLADVYRRVPDEFGQRNPGGDNNRGLWTGGSDEADYVWSFVQSNEVNIGNWDASSGFVGDYWRNFYRGIRAASVFMENADRITDLSPALITQYKAEARALRAMYYFYLMRIYGPIILLPEEAPPVEADLQLPRNSFEECVAYVAAELEKAAADLPVNPRNDQDFGRITKGAALAFRANALMYGASPLYNGNTDFADMKNKDGKQLISQTYDVQKWKDAADAYKAFLNEFVPGTYDLFKKNNAQGVFDPYLSCRDVILTDWNSEVIFARVGNSLGPRQYELTPYHNGASSRDVKGSGGLGATQNMVDAFFMNNGRSITDPQSGYVATGFSDFQTPYDTEARNIYNQWVNREPRFYVNITFDGSLWLNKDYGEIISRFNNTGNSGKQTGGGDYTTTGYVVRKAMGLGKWDTDGRTLILIRLAEIYLSYAECINEAEPGNADALKYLNLIRERAGIPQYGSAGLPAPVGQAEMREAIRKERRVELAFENNRFFDVRRWKIAEQTENGPIYGLNITSDMPEFLDVVPFETRVFNRRHYFFPIPSNDVNNDRELVQNPGW, translated from the coding sequence ATGAAAAAGCTACTATATACTTTCCTGGCACTGGCCGTATTTTCCTCCTGCTCCAAGTTCCTGGACCAGGTGCCGGATGACCGGCTGACCATAGAAGAGACTTTCAGGACCTGGGAAACCGCCCGTAAATTCCTGGCGGATGTGTACAGAAGAGTGCCGGACGAGTTCGGCCAGCGTAACCCCGGCGGGGACAATAACCGCGGCCTGTGGACCGGCGGCAGCGATGAAGCGGATTACGTATGGTCTTTTGTACAGTCCAACGAAGTGAATATCGGCAACTGGGATGCCAGCTCCGGTTTCGTGGGCGATTACTGGCGGAACTTCTATCGCGGTATCCGCGCGGCCAGCGTATTCATGGAAAACGCGGATCGCATCACAGATCTTTCTCCCGCGCTGATCACTCAATACAAGGCGGAAGCCAGGGCGCTCCGGGCGATGTATTATTTTTACCTGATGCGCATCTACGGCCCCATCATTCTTCTGCCGGAAGAAGCGCCCCCGGTGGAGGCAGACCTGCAGCTGCCCCGCAATTCCTTTGAGGAATGTGTGGCGTATGTGGCTGCCGAACTGGAGAAAGCTGCGGCAGACCTGCCGGTGAATCCCAGGAATGATCAGGACTTCGGCCGTATCACCAAAGGTGCGGCCCTCGCTTTCCGCGCCAATGCGCTCATGTATGGCGCCAGTCCCCTGTACAACGGGAATACGGATTTTGCGGATATGAAGAACAAGGACGGCAAGCAGCTGATCAGCCAGACCTATGACGTGCAGAAATGGAAGGACGCTGCAGATGCCTATAAAGCTTTCCTTAATGAGTTTGTGCCGGGAACATATGACCTGTTCAAAAAGAACAATGCCCAGGGTGTTTTTGATCCCTATCTTTCCTGCCGCGATGTGATCCTCACGGACTGGAATTCCGAAGTGATCTTCGCGAGGGTAGGCAACTCCCTCGGTCCCCGTCAATATGAACTGACCCCTTATCATAACGGCGCCAGCTCCCGCGATGTAAAAGGCAGCGGCGGCCTGGGCGCTACCCAGAATATGGTGGACGCATTTTTCATGAACAATGGCCGGAGCATTACCGATCCGCAGTCGGGCTACGTGGCCACAGGTTTTTCCGATTTTCAGACACCATACGACACGGAGGCGCGTAACATCTATAATCAGTGGGTGAACCGTGAGCCGCGCTTTTATGTGAATATCACTTTTGATGGCAGCCTCTGGCTGAATAAAGATTATGGCGAGATCATCTCCCGTTTCAACAATACCGGCAACTCCGGCAAACAGACCGGCGGCGGTGATTATACTACTACCGGTTACGTTGTGCGCAAGGCCATGGGTCTGGGCAAGTGGGATACGGACGGGCGTACGCTCATCCTCATCCGCCTTGCTGAAATATACCTGAGCTATGCCGAATGTATCAATGAAGCAGAACCCGGCAATGCGGATGCCCTGAAATACCTGAACCTGATCCGGGAGCGGGCAGGCATCCCGCAGTATGGTTCCGCCGGATTGCCCGCACCGGTGGGGCAGGCGGAGATGCGCGAAGCGATCCGCAAGGAACGCCGTGTGGAACTGGCTTTCGAGAATAACCGCTTTTTTGATGTGCGCAGATGGAAGATTGCCGAGCAAACGGAGAACGGGCCGATATACGGATTGAACATCACATCGGACATGCCGGAATTTCTGGATGTTGTACCGTTTGAAACCCGCGTATTCAACAGAAGGCATTATTTCTTTCCCATACCATCAAATGATGTGAATAACGACCGGGAGCTTGTACAGAACCCGGGTTGGTAA